The following coding sequences lie in one Pseudomonadota bacterium genomic window:
- a CDS encoding NupC/NupG family nucleoside CNT transporter: MGTLLALSLLLTGVLAPVAARAEGAGGASAGSVASVAASSSGSSFLRRQGGRLRPPSGGKFARLRGLLGYAVVLGLCWLLSVNRRGIRWRPVLWGLALHALFALIVLNPLVGQLFFDGVDRGIRGLIGFAQAGIEFVFQSTEAHEVRHADPHSGVLIAETFVGRMSPALKSLAFAVLPTIIFFSALTALLYHLGVMQWIIKYLARGMMHMLGSSGAETLSCSANIFLGQTEAPLLVRPFVAGLTQSELMAVMVGGFATVAGGVMAVYVGMLQSLPGIAGHLMTASFMAAPAALAISKLIYPETEQAVTAGGAEVPVERPDANMIEAVARGASEGMTLVLNIAAMLIAFVAMMALFNGLLGLVGTSLQQLLGAALAPLAWTLGVPWPEAPAVGRLLGEKLVLTELLAYLDLKAMLDAPTPVLSARSAVIACYALCGFANVASIGVQLGGIGAMAPARRADLARLGFRAMLAGALVSCLSAALAGILV; encoded by the coding sequence ATGGGGACGTTGCTCGCGCTCTCGCTGCTGCTCACGGGCGTTCTGGCGCCGGTCGCCGCGCGGGCGGAGGGTGCGGGAGGGGCGTCGGCGGGTTCAGTGGCGAGCGTCGCGGCGAGCAGCAGCGGCTCGAGCTTCCTGCGCCGCCAAGGGGGCAGGCTGCGGCCGCCGAGCGGCGGGAAGTTCGCCCGCCTGCGCGGCCTGCTCGGCTACGCCGTCGTGCTCGGCCTGTGCTGGCTGCTCTCGGTCAATCGGCGCGGCATCCGCTGGCGGCCGGTGCTGTGGGGACTGGCGCTGCACGCGCTCTTCGCGCTGATCGTGCTCAACCCGCTCGTCGGCCAGCTCTTCTTCGACGGCGTCGACCGCGGGATCCGCGGGTTGATTGGTTTTGCGCAGGCGGGGATCGAGTTCGTCTTTCAATCGACCGAGGCGCACGAAGTGCGCCACGCTGACCCGCACAGCGGCGTGCTGATCGCCGAGACCTTCGTCGGCCGGATGAGTCCGGCGCTCAAGTCGCTGGCCTTCGCGGTGCTGCCGACGATCATCTTCTTCTCGGCCTTGACCGCGCTGCTCTACCACCTCGGGGTGATGCAGTGGATCATCAAGTACCTGGCTCGCGGGATGATGCACATGCTCGGCAGCAGCGGCGCCGAGACCCTCTCCTGCAGCGCCAATATCTTCCTCGGTCAGACCGAGGCACCGCTGCTCGTGCGCCCCTTCGTCGCCGGCCTGACGCAGAGCGAGCTGATGGCGGTGATGGTCGGGGGCTTCGCCACGGTCGCCGGCGGGGTGATGGCTGTCTATGTGGGCATGCTCCAGTCGCTGCCAGGCATCGCCGGTCACCTGATGACGGCCTCCTTCATGGCGGCGCCCGCGGCGCTGGCGATCAGCAAGCTGATCTACCCGGAGACCGAGCAAGCCGTGACCGCCGGCGGGGCCGAGGTGCCGGTCGAGCGACCCGACGCCAACATGATCGAGGCCGTGGCCCGTGGCGCGAGCGAGGGGATGACGCTGGTGCTCAACATCGCCGCGATGCTGATCGCCTTCGTCGCGATGATGGCGCTCTTCAACGGCCTGCTGGGTCTCGTCGGTACCAGCTTGCAGCAGCTCTTGGGCGCGGCGCTGGCGCCGCTGGCCTGGACCCTGGGGGTGCCCTGGCCTGAAGCGCCGGCGGTTGGCCGGCTGCTCGGCGAGAAGCTGGTGCTGACCGAGCTGCTGGCCTATCTCGATCTCAAGGCCATGCTCGACGCGCCGACGCCGGTCTTGAGCGCGCGCTCGGCAGTGATCGCCTGCTACGCGCTCTGCGGCTTCGCCAACGTGGCCTCGATCGGGGTCCAGCTCGGCGG
- a CDS encoding thymidine phosphorylase, whose product MLGPAEREPPAPLSTPVVELIRAKRDGQRLDAAQLEALITGVTAGTVPDYQLAALLMAIYWRGLDSEELSALTTAMLHSGRVADLSAIALPKIDKHSTGGVGDKISLCLAPLVAACGVAVPMISGRGLGHTGGTLDKLAAIPGLRTDLDLARFAAVLAGAGLVLAGQSDELAPADRRLYALRDVTATVESIPLIAASIMCKKLAAGIDALVLDVKVGSGAFLKDLERARALADAAQTIGAAAGKRVTVVLSDMSQPLGLAIGNANELREAIEVLQGRGPSDVWALTAALGAEMLLLAGVASDLAQARARLAQARADGSGLERLRRCIALQGGDARVVDDPRRLPIADGARELRAEEAGVLVALDCEAIGRAAVRLGAGRLRLDDRIDPAVGLSWQVRLGQRVARGEVLAILHHRDEARARAAEALLRPALIWAEQPCSVPPLIHEVRR is encoded by the coding sequence ATGCTAGGCCCAGCCGAGCGCGAGCCGCCGGCGCCGCTCTCGACTCCGGTGGTCGAGTTGATTCGCGCCAAACGCGACGGTCAGCGCCTCGACGCGGCCCAGCTCGAGGCGTTGATCACCGGTGTGACGGCCGGGACGGTGCCCGACTATCAACTCGCGGCCCTGCTGATGGCGATCTACTGGCGCGGGTTGGACTCAGAGGAGCTGTCGGCGCTGACGACCGCGATGCTGCATTCCGGGCGTGTCGCCGACCTCTCGGCGATCGCGCTGCCCAAGATCGACAAGCACTCGACGGGCGGCGTCGGCGACAAGATCTCGCTCTGCCTCGCCCCGCTGGTCGCGGCCTGCGGGGTCGCGGTGCCGATGATCTCGGGTCGTGGGCTCGGCCATACGGGTGGCACGCTCGACAAGCTGGCGGCCATCCCCGGGCTGCGCACGGATCTCGACCTCGCCCGCTTCGCCGCCGTGCTGGCCGGCGCGGGTCTGGTGCTGGCCGGCCAGAGCGACGAGCTGGCCCCCGCCGACCGACGCCTCTACGCGCTGCGCGACGTGACCGCGACCGTCGAGTCGATTCCGCTGATCGCCGCCAGCATCATGTGCAAGAAGCTGGCGGCCGGCATCGACGCGCTGGTGCTCGACGTCAAGGTCGGCAGCGGCGCGTTCCTCAAGGACCTCGAGCGGGCGCGTGCGTTGGCCGACGCAGCGCAAACGATCGGCGCGGCGGCAGGCAAGCGCGTGACTGTCGTGCTCAGCGACATGAGCCAGCCGCTGGGGCTCGCGATCGGCAACGCCAACGAGCTGCGCGAGGCCATCGAGGTCCTCCAGGGGCGCGGACCGTCCGACGTCTGGGCGCTGACGGCAGCGCTCGGCGCGGAGATGCTGCTGCTCGCCGGCGTGGCCAGCGATCTCGCGCAGGCGCGGGCGCGCCTGGCGCAGGCGCGGGCGGACGGCAGCGGCCTCGAGCGGCTGCGGCGCTGCATTGCGCTGCAGGGGGGCGATGCGCGGGTGGTCGACGATCCCCGACGCCTGCCGATCGCCGACGGCGCGCGTGAGCTGCGCGCCGAGGAGGCGGGCGTGCTCGTCGCGCTCGATTGCGAGGCGATCGGCCGGGCCGCCGTGCGACTGGGCGCGGGTCGCCTGCGACTCGACGACCGGATCGATCCGGCGGTGGGATTGAGCTGGCAGGTACGGCTCGGCCAGCGGGTGGCCCGCGGCGAGGTGCTGGCGATCCTGCACCACCGCGATGAGGCGCGAGCACGCGCGGCCGAGGCTCTGCTGCGGCCGGCGCTGATCTGGGCCGAGCAGCCCTGCAGCGTGCCGCCGCTGATTCACGAGGTGAGGCGATGA
- a CDS encoding phosphopentomutase, translating into MATSPAKLAPPASRQASRVVLLVLDSCGCGAAADAAAYGDAGADTLGHTAAAVGGLALPALEALGLGRAAALQGVAAREHVRAAFGRLQPRAAGKDTTTGHWELAGLVLDQPFRTFPAGFPTALIDAFIAATGRPVLGNRPASGTEIIEELGPTQLATGAWIVYTSADSVFQIAAHEQRIPLAELYAACERARRLCDPLQVGRVIARPYVGEPGSFARTYNRHDYGMPPPSPTLLDALSAAGVPVVGVGKIGDIFSGRGLSRSVRTAGNRDGMQQTTRELAALTHGLIFVNLIDFDALYGHRRDAAGFALALREFDAALPALLAQVGPEDLLLITADHGNDPTFHGSDHTREQVPVLAYGPARAAGRDLGLRGSFADVAATIAEALGVAPPPTGSSFWSALC; encoded by the coding sequence ATGGCCACTTCTCCAGCGAAGCTCGCGCCGCCTGCTAGCCGGCAGGCCAGCCGCGTCGTGTTGTTGGTGCTCGACAGCTGCGGCTGCGGCGCGGCGGCCGACGCCGCCGCGTATGGGGATGCCGGCGCCGACACGCTCGGGCATACGGCAGCCGCCGTCGGCGGCCTCGCCCTGCCGGCGCTCGAGGCGCTCGGGCTAGGTCGCGCGGCGGCGCTGCAGGGGGTCGCCGCGCGCGAGCATGTGCGCGCCGCCTTCGGTCGGCTGCAGCCGCGTGCGGCCGGCAAGGACACGACGACGGGTCATTGGGAGCTGGCGGGGCTGGTGTTGGACCAGCCCTTTCGCACCTTTCCAGCCGGGTTTCCTACGGCGCTGATCGACGCGTTCATCGCCGCGACCGGACGACCGGTGCTCGGCAATCGCCCGGCCTCCGGAACAGAGATTATCGAGGAGCTCGGACCAACTCAGCTCGCGACCGGAGCCTGGATCGTCTACACGAGCGCCGATAGCGTCTTTCAGATCGCCGCTCACGAGCAGCGCATCCCGCTCGCGGAGCTCTACGCCGCCTGCGAGCGAGCGCGTCGCCTCTGCGACCCGCTGCAGGTCGGTCGCGTGATCGCGCGTCCCTACGTCGGCGAGCCCGGCAGCTTCGCGCGCACCTACAATCGCCACGACTACGGCATGCCCCCGCCCAGTCCAACGCTGCTCGACGCGCTCAGCGCGGCCGGCGTGCCGGTCGTCGGGGTGGGGAAGATCGGTGACATCTTTAGCGGTCGTGGACTCAGCCGCTCCGTGCGCACGGCCGGGAATCGAGACGGCATGCAGCAGACCACGCGCGAGCTCGCTGCGCTGACGCATGGACTGATCTTCGTCAACCTGATCGACTTCGATGCGCTCTATGGCCACCGGCGCGACGCTGCTGGCTTTGCGCTCGCCCTGCGTGAGTTCGACGCGGCGCTGCCCGCGCTGCTGGCGCAGGTCGGCCCGGAGGATCTGCTGCTGATCACCGCCGATCACGGCAATGACCCGACCTTTCACGGCAGCGACCATACCCGCGAGCAGGTGCCCGTGCTGGCCTACGGACCCGCCCGCGCGGCGGGTCGCGATCTGGGCCTGCGCGGGAGCTTCGCCGACGTGGCAGCCACGATCGCCGAGGCCCTCGGTGTGGCGCCGCCCCCGACGGGGAGCAGCTTCTGGAGCGCGCTATGCTAG
- the deoC gene encoding deoxyribose-phosphate aldolase: MPPPALSVPALLPSDAQSLAALIDHTLLRPEATRAELRRLCEEARRLAFAAVCVHGPHVANCREQLAGTRVRVCAVVGFPLGACGTQVKAFEAAQLVRWGAQELDMVIDLGALHDRDDRVVLDDIQAVVRAARPATVKVIIETALLDEEQKVVACLLARLAGAHWVKTSTGFAAAGATVADVRLMRQVVGGALGVKAAGGIRSRAAALALIAAGATRLGTSMGPAIVAE, translated from the coding sequence ATGCCGCCGCCCGCGCTCTCGGTGCCCGCGCTGCTTCCGAGCGATGCCCAGAGCCTGGCCGCCTTGATCGATCACACCCTCTTGCGCCCCGAGGCGACGCGGGCCGAGCTGCGGCGGCTCTGTGAAGAGGCGCGTCGTTTGGCCTTTGCGGCGGTCTGCGTCCATGGGCCGCACGTGGCCAACTGCCGTGAGCAGCTCGCCGGAACGCGCGTGCGCGTCTGCGCCGTCGTTGGCTTTCCCCTCGGCGCGTGCGGTACGCAGGTCAAGGCCTTCGAGGCGGCGCAGCTCGTGCGCTGGGGGGCGCAGGAGCTCGACATGGTGATCGACCTCGGCGCGCTGCACGATCGCGACGACCGCGTCGTCCTCGACGACATCCAGGCGGTGGTGCGGGCCGCGCGGCCGGCGACAGTCAAGGTCATCATCGAAACCGCGTTGCTCGACGAAGAGCAGAAGGTGGTCGCCTGCCTGCTGGCGCGCCTGGCGGGCGCGCATTGGGTCAAGACTTCGACGGGCTTCGCCGCCGCCGGCGCCACCGTCGCCGACGTTCGGCTGATGCGGCAGGTCGTGGGCGGCGCCTTGGGGGTCAAGGCGGCCGGCGGTATTCGTTCGCGCGCTGCCGCGCTGGCGCTGATCGCCGCTGGCGCCACGCGCTTGGGCACGAGTATGGGTCCGGCGATCGTCGCCGAGTGA
- the dnaB gene encoding replicative DNA helicase — MVTARALPHNADAEAAVIGGILLNPREALQLAIDLVDAPDFYVPAHQEIFAAMLRLSEAGKPIDIITLEEQLRAAEKLEKAGGAARLAELATRVPTAENIAFHAKIVREKSTLRQLIQGVTAIAGEAYGEPESVPEFLDRAEQRVFELGQRTARSGYVLVRELLVNTFTTLEKRFEKKETLTGVPTGFPELDHMTGGLQRSDLILIAARPSMGKTALCLNVAQNAALAHRVPVLLFSLEMSSEALVERLLASEARVEAGRLRAGNLDGEDWNSLTRAAGRIAQAPIWIDDSASPTVLEIRAKARRFRADRSIFTHDDQLGLIVVDYLQLARGRAGTESREREVAEISRGLKALAKEVRLPVVALSQLRRAAEDRRDGKPQLSDLRESGALEQDADVIMFIHRPPREDSPERSAEAELIIGKQRNGPVGSIPMVFLGKFTRFESRARE; from the coding sequence ATGGTGACCGCGCGCGCCCTGCCCCATAACGCCGACGCGGAGGCCGCCGTCATCGGCGGCATTCTGCTCAATCCCCGCGAAGCGCTGCAATTGGCGATCGACCTGGTCGACGCGCCGGACTTCTATGTGCCGGCGCATCAGGAGATCTTCGCCGCGATGTTGCGGCTCTCCGAGGCCGGCAAACCGATCGACATCATCACGCTCGAGGAGCAGCTCCGCGCCGCCGAGAAGCTGGAGAAGGCCGGCGGGGCCGCGCGCCTCGCGGAGCTCGCGACCCGCGTGCCGACGGCGGAGAACATCGCCTTCCACGCCAAGATCGTGCGTGAGAAATCGACCCTGCGGCAGCTCATTCAGGGCGTTACAGCGATCGCCGGTGAGGCCTACGGCGAACCGGAGAGCGTCCCCGAGTTCCTCGATCGCGCGGAACAGCGCGTCTTCGAGCTCGGGCAGCGCACCGCGCGCAGCGGCTACGTGCTCGTGCGCGAGCTGTTGGTGAATACCTTCACCACCCTCGAGAAGCGCTTCGAGAAGAAGGAAACCCTCACCGGCGTGCCGACGGGCTTCCCTGAGCTCGATCACATGACCGGCGGGCTACAGCGCTCCGATCTGATCCTGATCGCGGCACGGCCGAGCATGGGCAAGACGGCGCTTTGCCTCAACGTGGCGCAGAACGCCGCCCTCGCCCATCGCGTGCCGGTGTTGCTCTTCTCGCTCGAGATGAGCTCGGAGGCGCTGGTCGAGCGCCTGCTCGCCTCGGAGGCGCGCGTCGAAGCCGGGCGCCTGCGCGCCGGCAATCTCGATGGGGAGGACTGGAACAGCCTGACGCGGGCCGCCGGGCGCATCGCCCAGGCGCCGATCTGGATCGACGACAGTGCTTCGCCGACCGTGCTGGAGATCCGCGCCAAGGCGCGGCGCTTTCGCGCCGATCGGTCGATCTTCACGCACGATGACCAACTTGGACTGATCGTCGTCGATTACCTGCAGCTCGCGCGCGGTCGCGCCGGCACGGAGAGCCGAGAGCGCGAGGTGGCGGAGATCAGCCGCGGCCTCAAGGCGCTCGCCAAGGAGGTGCGGCTGCCGGTGGTGGCGCTCTCGCAGCTCCGACGCGCCGCCGAGGATCGGCGTGACGGCAAACCCCAGCTCAGCGATCTGCGCGAGTCCGGCGCGCTCGAGCAGGACGCCGACGTGATCATGTTCATCCATCGTCCGCCGCGCGAGGACAGCCCGGAGCGCAGCGCCGAGGCCGAGCTGATCATCGGCAAGCAGCGCAACGGACCGGTCGGCTCGATACCCATGGTCTTCCTCGGCAAGTTCACCCGCTTCGAGAGTCGGGCGCGAGAGTAG
- a CDS encoding 50S ribosomal protein L9 yields the protein MQVILREDVAHLGQSGQVVEARPGFVRNYLIPRGLAVAATGCGLRQLDHEKRVIATREQKLQRDGMALKSKLEALTINIARQVGKQAGQEEKLFGSVSNADIATALASKGVTVDRKKIQVAEAIRTLGLHSVTVQLGKGLTAALKVWVVAAE from the coding sequence ATGCAGGTCATCCTACGCGAAGATGTGGCCCATCTGGGCCAGAGCGGGCAGGTTGTCGAGGCCCGACCCGGTTTTGTGCGCAACTATCTGATCCCACGCGGGCTCGCGGTGGCGGCGACGGGCTGTGGCCTGCGGCAGCTCGACCACGAGAAGCGCGTCATCGCGACGCGTGAGCAGAAGCTGCAACGGGACGGAATGGCGCTCAAGTCCAAGCTCGAAGCGCTGACGATCAACATTGCCCGCCAGGTCGGCAAGCAGGCCGGCCAGGAAGAAAAGCTCTTCGGCTCGGTCAGCAACGCCGATATCGCGACGGCGCTGGCGAGCAAGGGCGTGACGGTCGATCGCAAGAAGATCCAGGTTGCCGAGGCCATCCGCACCCTCGGTCTCCATTCGGTCACGGTGCAGCTCGGCAAGGGCCTGACGGCCGCGCTCAAGGTTTGGGTCGTCGCGGCAGAGTAG
- a CDS encoding 30S ribosomal protein S18, whose translation MSQQTGSRGSTGGGSYGGGGGGGGGGGGGGGGGYGGGGGGYGGGGYGGGGGGGGGGGGGGFGGGGGRRRSFGRRKVDRFLADPSLIIDYKDPQLLRNFITERGKIVPRRICGNNAKHQRQVALAIKRARILALMPFAVTGK comes from the coding sequence ATGTCCCAACAAACAGGCTCACGCGGTAGCACCGGCGGTGGCAGTTACGGCGGCGGTGGCGGCGGCGGCGGTGGCGGCGGCGGTGGCGGCGGCGGTGGCTACGGCGGCGGTGGCGGTGGCTACGGTGGCGGTGGCTACGGCGGCGGTGGCGGCGGTGGCGGCGGCGGCGGTGGCGGCGGCTTTGGCGGTGGTGGTGGCCGTCGGCGCAGCTTCGGGCGGCGCAAGGTCGACCGCTTTCTCGCCGACCCGAGCCTGATCATCGACTACAAGGACCCTCAGCTGCTGCGCAACTTCATCACCGAACGCGGCAAGATCGTGCCGCGGCGCATCTGTGGCAATAACGCCAAGCACCAGCGCCAGGTAGCGCTGGCGATCAAGCGCGCGCGCATCCTCGCCCTGATGCCGTTCGCTGTGACCGGGAAGTAG
- the rpsF gene encoding 30S ribosomal protein S6, with the protein MLQSMRDQPGTQREYETIYILRPEATSEQLQQANERIREVIEKSSGKLLRVENWGKRKLAYEIEKHHKGIYLYWRYLAPPQLVAEVERNLRLMDLVIRYLSIKVDADVDPNARPSDVTGETFVAAAETRLDEEDYYLGRAADDDDSDGERGEGDDDDEGEDDEVRPRKRTVAPSEKPAAAAASAEAGEADAEAASAEKVDADGAEQPADDASGAAATSADGEEA; encoded by the coding sequence ATGCTGCAATCCATGCGCGATCAGCCAGGAACCCAGCGCGAGTACGAAACGATCTACATCTTGCGCCCGGAGGCGACGAGCGAGCAGCTCCAGCAGGCCAACGAGCGCATTCGCGAGGTGATCGAGAAGTCCAGCGGCAAGCTGCTGCGGGTGGAGAACTGGGGCAAGCGCAAGCTCGCCTATGAGATCGAGAAGCACCACAAGGGCATCTACCTCTACTGGCGCTACCTCGCACCACCGCAGCTCGTGGCCGAGGTCGAGCGCAACCTGCGGCTGATGGATCTCGTGATCCGCTACCTCTCGATCAAGGTCGACGCCGACGTGGATCCCAACGCTCGGCCCTCTGACGTGACCGGCGAGACCTTCGTCGCGGCCGCGGAGACGCGCCTCGACGAGGAGGACTACTACCTCGGTCGCGCGGCTGATGATGACGACAGCGACGGCGAGCGCGGTGAGGGTGACGACGACGACGAGGGCGAGGACGACGAGGTCCGCCCGCGGAAGCGTACGGTCGCCCCCAGCGAGAAGCCCGCGGCAGCCGCGGCGAGTGCGGAGGCCGGCGAGGCTGATGCGGAAGCCGCGAGTGCGGAGAAGGTCGACGCCGACGGGGCTGAGCAGCCCGCGGATGATGCATCCGGCGCAGCGGCGACGAGCGCCGATGGGGAGGAAGCGTAA